AGACAGGGGCAGGTTGACCGTCTTGGATACGGCATTGTCGGTATGCTTCTGGAAGGCCGCCTGCATCTTGAGGTGCCACTGCGCATCGATGTCCATGGAAGTGACATATACACTGCGCAGTTCCTCGGGGAGAAATTCCATGTTCCGGACCGAGCCCTTTTCGATCACCTCGGCCATGAGCTTTTCGGAATAACAGCCCTGATCGTGCAAGGCCTTTACAAAGAAGCTGTTGGCCTCGGTCAGCTTTTCGCCGTCCATGACCTGGCGCACGAAGCACAGGGCAAAAAGAGGCTCCACCCCGGACGAACATCCGGCAATGATGGACAGGGTGCCCGTGGGGGCGATGGTCGTGGTTGTGGCATGGCGATAGGGCCCAAGATTCTGTTCCTTGTAGACGGAAGTCTCAAAGGACGGGAAGGGTCCGCGCTCCATGGCGAGTTTCTTCGACGCCGACCTTGATTCCTTCTGGATGAAATCCATCATCTGCTCGGCGAGCACGATGGCCCGGCGACTGTCGTAGGGCAGACCCAGCTGGTACAGAAGATCGGCCCAGCCCATGACGCCAAGTCCGATCTTCCTGTTCTTGCGCACGGTCTCCGTGATGCGCTCCAGCGGATATTCCGAAGCGTCGATGACATTGTCCAGAAAACGAACGCTGAGGTGCACCACTTCACGCAACCTGTCCCAATCGACCTCGATCCCGCCATCTTTTTCGAGCACGAACCGGGCCAGATTGATGGAGCCGAGGTTGCAGGCTTCGTAAGGCAGCAGGGGCTGCTCGCCGCACGGATTGGTGCTCTCGATCTCGCCCTGGTCCGGGTTCGGGTTGTCCCGGTTGATGCGATCAAGGAAGATGATGCCCGGGTCCCCGCTCTCCCAGGCCTTGCGGACCAGAAGCTGGAACACCTCCCGGGCCTGGAGCCGGGCTTTTTCCCGGCCCGTGTGCGGGGCGATCAGGGGATAGTCCTGGTCTTTTTCCACGGCCTGCATGAACTCTTCGGTCAAGGCCACGGACAGGTTGAAGTTGTTCAGGATCCCTTCCTTCTCCTTGGCCCTGATGAACTCGATAATGTCCGGGTGGTCCACCCGGAGGATGCCCATGTTCGCCCCCCGCCTGGTTCCACCCTGTTTGACCTGTTCCGTGGCCGTGTTGAAAATTCGAAGGAAGGACAGGGGTCCCGAGGCGATGCCGCCCGTGGAGCCCACCCGGCTGTTCTTGGGCCGAAGGCGGGAGAAGGAAAATCCCGTACCGCCACCCGACTTGTGGATCATGGCCGCGTTCTTGATGGCATCGAAGATGTCCTCCATGGAGTCCCCAACCGGAAGGACGAAACAGGCCGCCAACTGGCCGAGATCTGTGCCCGCGTTCATCAGGGTCGGGGAGTTGGGCAGGAACACGAAGGAGATCATCAGGTCGTAAAACCGCCTGGCCAAAGCTTCCACCTCGGCCGGAGTCCGCCCATATCTAGCATCCTGGGCCGCGATGCTGGCGGCCACCCGCCAGAACATCTCTTGGGGGGTTTCAATGGCCTCGCCTTGACCGTCTTTGCGCAGATACCGCTTTTTGAGAACGACTCCGGCGTTATCGTTCAAGACGACTTCCGGTAACCCCTCGGGCATGCTGGGGGCGATCACAACCTGCTCACGATCCTTTTTGCTTTCCTTCACCGTTTCCTTCTCCTCGAATGCTTGTTAATTGAGGCCCATCGAAAAAACCAAGGGGCGGGACAGTCGTCAAAATCAGGGGCATTGTAGGTTCACAGTTCTCTCAATCTCCCAAGGGCCAACTTTGGGCGTCCAGCCGCATGGGAACCGTATAGCGTAGCGACACGATTTTCCAAGTCAGCTAGACCCATTTACTGGGCTCAATAATCGTCCTTGCCTGTAAGCTCTTTCTCAATCTCGTCGGCAGTTGTTGTGACCGCGTGAAGCGCCAGAAGCAAAGACAATTGATCGGTGTCGGCGGCAATCTGCGCGGAGAACACCGCAACGTAATTATCGCTCATCTTGCGAACCTGCCAGGCCCCCAGCTTAACTTTGGAGTTCTGCTCAAGCAGTCGATTCGCAATCTTGGCTGAAAATGGTGTTTCGGAACTATATGCTATCGACCATATTTGTCTAATCTCAAGAGTCCCTAGCTCGGAAGTGTTGGATAAAATCCAAACAAGCTGAGTTCTTCCATTTCCGACATCGTTCGCGAGTTTGAAATCACCATCATTATCAATGGAGTATTTCATTTCAGCTTCTTGAAGAAGTCTCTCAACACGCGGATCACCGACCTTTTTTGCTCCGACCTGGGCATCGGCAAAAGGGGCGAGACACGCCAGCATCGCAATCGAGACCACAACCATCATCTTCATCATCGTCCTTCTCCTTTCACTTCAGCCCACGTTCAAAAAATGTGAAGCATCCCGCAAACGCCTGAATAAAACACGCCGCGATGGGAATCGGCTTGAATAAAATTGTTAAGCAACATTGCCCGAATACCTCAGCGTAAGGCGCAGCATGTCAAAGAGCTGTATCCCGTCCTCGAAGATCGGTGCAGGATAATTATTGACGAAGAAATCATGGTCAATACTCGTAACCCGAAAGCCATGCCGCTGGTAGAAAGCGAGTTGATAGCCGAACGTACCGGTGCCCACCTCGAGTTGCCGTGCGCCGGAGTTGCGAAAGAAGTCAATAACCCATTTCAAGAGTGCTGTGCCGTATCCGGACTTCTGGTGGACTGGGCGAACAGCAATGCTCATCAGTTCATGTGCATCAGGGCCGCGTGGCCGTACGACGCATGCACCAACCACAACCACACCACGTGATGCAATGAAGCACTTTGATCCTGAAAGATAGGAGCGAATCTTGTCTTCCGAGGGATCGGCAAGGATCAGGAGCTCCATTGGAGCACTTGTCACGGGAACTTCCTGGATCAGTAATGACATGCGTATCTGTTGCCGAACGCCACGTTTCGCGGGAGCCTGAGCGTGGAAATCCGCAGTTAAACGTCCTCTTGCAATCGCTTGTTGCTAGCGTCGGCAGCCATTTTTCCCTTAAAATAGTCCATGGCCTTCAAAACGAAACGAGCATAGGCACCAGCTTGACCACCACCCATTTCTATCGAAACATCGATCGTCTCAAAGATTTCTTCGTCCGTCGCACCATGCTGTAGCGCTTGATCAAGATGCCATTCCATGCATGGTTCACACTTCGTCACGATCGAAATTGACAGAGCCATTAATTCTTTCGTTTTCTTTGAAATGGCGCCATCTCGAAATGCTTCCTCTTCCAATTCTAAAAATGATTTGTATGTTTTTACATTTTTAAGAAATCGTTGATGAGTACGTTTCCTATCCTCAATACTTTGTTGAATTTTTTTCTCAGATAAATCTAAAATCATTTTTTCGTCTATCTTCATTTCGATTGCAGGACGGTAACGACGATACTAATGA
This window of the Deltaproteobacteria bacterium genome carries:
- a CDS encoding GNAT family N-acetyltransferase — protein: MELLILADPSEDKIRSYLSGSKCFIASRGVVVVGACVVRPRGPDAHELMSIAVRPVHQKSGYGTALLKWVIDFFRNSGARQLEVGTGTFGYQLAFYQRHGFRVTSIDHDFFVNNYPAPIFEDGIQLFDMLRLTLRYSGNVA
- a CDS encoding carboxymuconolactone decarboxylase family protein, with the translated sequence MLDLSEKKIQQSIEDRKRTHQRFLKNVKTYKSFLELEEEAFRDGAISKKTKELMALSISIVTKCEPCMEWHLDQALQHGATDEEIFETIDVSIEMGGGQAGAYARFVLKAMDYFKGKMAADASNKRLQEDV
- a CDS encoding adenosylcobalamin-dependent ribonucleoside-diphosphate reductase, yielding MPEGLPEVVLNDNAGVVLKKRYLRKDGQGEAIETPQEMFWRVAASIAAQDARYGRTPAEVEALARRFYDLMISFVFLPNSPTLMNAGTDLGQLAACFVLPVGDSMEDIFDAIKNAAMIHKSGGGTGFSFSRLRPKNSRVGSTGGIASGPLSFLRIFNTATEQVKQGGTRRGANMGILRVDHPDIIEFIRAKEKEGILNNFNLSVALTEEFMQAVEKDQDYPLIAPHTGREKARLQAREVFQLLVRKAWESGDPGIIFLDRINRDNPNPDQGEIESTNPCGEQPLLPYEACNLGSINLARFVLEKDGGIEVDWDRLREVVHLSVRFLDNVIDASEYPLERITETVRKNRKIGLGVMGWADLLYQLGLPYDSRRAIVLAEQMMDFIQKESRSASKKLAMERGPFPSFETSVYKEQNLGPYRHATTTTIAPTGTLSIIAGCSSGVEPLFALCFVRQVMDGEKLTEANSFFVKALHDQGCYSEKLMAEVIEKGSVRNMEFLPEELRSVYVTSMDIDAQWHLKMQAAFQKHTDNAVSKTVNLPLS